GGCGCTGTTGCAAAAAATGATAGGAATGACTTTTCTATGGAGGTCTATAAGGAGTTCGATTAAGGAGAGTCCTGGATTTTAGTGTCGGCATTGGTCTGAAGATAACGATAGACGGTCGCTTTTGAGAGGTTGTATTCAGTCATGAGCTCTTTGATGAGGGATCCCTTGCTTCTTTTCTCTTGCATCGTGATCAGTTGCTGATCGGTGAGTTTGCTTTTTCGTCCAAATGTGACACCACGTTCCTTGGCTTTAGCGATACCGTCCATCTGCCGCTCGGCACGAATCTCATTTTCAAACTGACCAATAGCTCCGAGCATATTGAATAGAAGACGGCCTGTAGCATCCGTCGTATTGATGTTTTGATCCAGGACATGCAAGGCAACATTTTTCCGCTCGAGCGTTTCTGCAATCTGACAGAGATGGAGCGTGGACCGAGCCAGCCTGTCCAGTCGTGTGACAACTAACGTATCTCCTTCCCGAACATAATCAAGACAAGCTTTAAGTTGTGGACGTTTATTGGAAGCGCCACTGTGTTTCTCTTGAAATATTTTCTGACAATGACCCAGCTTATCAAGTTGAATAGTGAGACTCTGGCCCACTGAACTGACACGGGCATATCCAACTGACACCATGAATAATTCTCTTTTTGTCTTTTTATGTCTTAAACGATATAAGAATTGCATTTTGAGACATGTAAAAAGACACGTCAAGAGAAATGTCTTATAGAGTATACATTTTAAGATTATGCGATCCAAGAAAGGCTAATGATGAATCATTTTAAATGGAGACACTTTAAGGGAGAGATCATCCTATGGGCGGTACGATGGTATTGTAAATATGGCATCAGTTACCGAGAATTGGAGGAAATGATGTCTGAGCGCGGCATCGATGTGGATCACAGCACCATTTACCGCTGGGTTCAAGCTTATGCCCCAGAAATAGAAAAACGCTTGCGTTGGCAATGGAGGCGGACAGATAGGAATCGAAGTTGGAGGGTCGATGAGACTTACATAAAGGTAAAGGGCAAGTGGGTTTATTTATATCGGGCTGTGGATAGTGAAGGCAATACGATCGACTTTTATCTCTCGCAAACACGCAATGCCAAAGCAGCAAAAATGTTTTTAGGGAAGGCTCTCAATCATATGAAGGAATGGGAGAAACCGCTTGTGATCAACACCGATAAAGCAGCGTCATATGGTGTTGCTATCAAGGAACTTAAGCAAGAAGGGAAGTGCCCGGATTTCACAGAACACAGACAGGTCAAATACCTCAATAATATCATAGAGGCCGATCATGGAAAGCTCAAACGCTTGATTAAGCCAACGCTGGGGTTCAAATCTATGAAATCAGCTTACGCAACCATCAAGGGTTTTGAGGTCATGAGAGCGCTTAAAAAGAGACAAGCTG
The bacterium genome window above contains:
- a CDS encoding recombinase family protein, with amino-acid sequence MVSVGYARVSSVGQSLTIQLDKLGHCQKIFQEKHSGASNKRPQLKACLDYVREGDTLVVTRLDRLARSTLHLCQIAETLERKNVALHVLDQNINTTDATGRLLFNMLGAIGQFENEIRAERQMDGIAKAKERGVTFGRKSKLTDQQLITMQEKRSKGSLIKELMTEYNLSKATVYRYLQTNADTKIQDSP
- a CDS encoding IS6 family transposase, yielding MNHFKWRHFKGEIILWAVRWYCKYGISYRELEEMMSERGIDVDHSTIYRWVQAYAPEIEKRLRWQWRRTDRNRSWRVDETYIKVKGKWVYLYRAVDSEGNTIDFYLSQTRNAKAAKMFLGKALNHMKEWEKPLVINTDKAASYGVAIKELKQEGKCPDFTEHRQVKYLNNIIEADHGKLKRLIKPTLGFKSMKSAYATIKGFEVMRALKKRQADAWKLQEGVKGEVRLVDRAFGLGDSPLQELMKIINQQSELAL